A single window of Zea mays cultivar B73 chromosome 10, Zm-B73-REFERENCE-NAM-5.0, whole genome shotgun sequence DNA harbors:
- the LOC103640647 gene encoding clathrin heavy chain 1, with protein MAAANAPIAMREALTLTSLGIAPQFVTFTHVTMESEKYICVRETSPQNSVVIIDMAMPMQPLRRPITADSALMNPDARILALKAQIPGTTQDHLQIFNIEAKTKIKSHQMPEQVVFWKWITPKLLGLVTQTSVYHWSIEGDSEPTKMFDRTANLANNQIINYRCDPAEKWLVLIGIAPGAPERPQLVKGNMQLFSVDQQRSQALEAHAASFATFKVVGNENPSTLICFASKTTNAGQITSKLHVIELGAQPGKPGFSKKQADLFFPPDFQDDFPVAMQVSQKYGLIYVITKLGLLFVYDLETAAAVYRNRISPDPIFLTAESSSTGGFYAINRRGQVLHATVNDATVVPFVSGQLNNLELAVNLAKRANLPGAENLVVQRFQELFAQTKYKEAAELAAESPQGLLRTPETVAKFQSVPVQAGQTPPLLQYFGTLLTRGKLNAFESLELSRLVVNQNKKNLLENWLAEDKLECSEELGDLVKTVDNDLALKIYIKARATPKVVAAFAERREFDKILIYSKQVGYTPDYLFLLQTILRTDPQGAVNFALMMSQMEGGCPVDYNTITDLFLQRNMIREATAFLLDVLKPNLPDHAFLQTKVLEINLVTYPNVADAILANGMFSHYDRPRIAQLCEKAGLYLRALQHYSELPDIKRVIVNTHAIEPQALVEFFGTLSREWALECMKDLLLVNLRGNLQIVVQAAKEYSEQLGVDACIKLFEQFKSYEGLYFFLGSYLSSSEDPDIHFKYIEAAARTGQIKEVERVTRESNFYDAEKTKNFLMEAKLPDARPLINVCDRFGFVPDLTHYLYTNNMLRYIEGYVQKVNPGNAPLVVGQLLDDECPEDFIKGLILSVRSLLPVEPLVDECEKRNRLRLLTQFLEHLVSEGSQDVHVHNALGKIIIDSNNNPEHFLTTNPFYDSRVVGKYCEKRDPTLAVVAYRRGQCDDELINVTNKNSLFKLQARYVVERMDGDLWDKVLQPENEYRRQLIDQVVSTALPESKSPEQVSAAVKAFMTADLPHELIELLEKIVLQNSAFSGNFNLQNLLILTAIKADPSRVMDYVNRLDNFDGPAVGEVAVEAQLYEEAFAIFKKFNLNVQAVDVLLDNIRSIDRAEEFAFRVEEDAVWSQVAKAQLREGLVSEAIESFIRADDAAHFLDVIRAAEEANVYNDLVKYLLMVRQKAREPKVDGELIFAYAKIDRLSDIEEFILMPNVANLQNVGDRLYDEELYEAAKIIYAFISNWAKLAVTLVKLKQYQGAVDAARKANSAKTWKEVCFACVDAEEFRLAQICGLNIIVQVDDLEEVSEYYQNRGCFSELIALMESGLGLERAHMGIFTELGVLYARYRSEKLMEHIKLFSTRLNIPKLIRACDEQQHWKELTYLYIQYDEFDNAATTIMNHSPDAWDHMQFKDVCVKVANVELYYKAVHFYLQEHPDLINDMLNVLALRLDHTRVVDIMRKAGQLHLVKPYMVAVQSNNVSAVNEALNELYVEEEDYERLRESVDMHDNFDQIGLAQKLEKHELLEMRRIAAYIYKKAGRWKQSIALSKKDNMYKDCMETCSQSGDRELSEDLLVYFIEQGKKECFASCLFICYDLIRPDVALELAWMNNMVDFAFPYLLQFIREYTSKVDDLVKDKIESQKEERAKEKEEKDLVAQQNMYAQLLPLALPAPPMPGMGGPPPPMGGMGMPPMGGMGMPPMGPGPMPAFGMGGY; from the exons atggcggcggccaacgCCCCCATCGCCATGCGCGAGGCGCTCACG CTCACCAGCCTGGGCATCGCGCCGCAGTTTGTCACGTTTACCCATGTCACCATGGAGTCGGAGAAGTACATCTGCGTCCGCGAGACCTCGCCGCAGAACAGCGTCGTCATCATCGACATGGCCATGCCTATGCAGCCGCTCCGCCGCCCTATCACCGCCGACTCCGCCCTCATGAACCCCGACGCCAGGATCCTCGCGCTCAAAG CCCAAATACCTGGAACAACACAGGATCACCTTCAAATATTTAACATCGAGGCTAAGACTAAGATCAAGTCTCACCAAATGCCCGAACAG GTTGTATTTTGGAAGTGGATCACTCCCAAATTGTTGGGTTTAGTGACACAAACATCTGTTTACCACTGGTCGATTGAAGGTGATTCTGAGCCCACCAAGATGTTTGATAGGACAGCTAACTTGGCAAACAATCAAATCATCAACTATCGATGTGACCCAGCGGAGAAGTGGCTTGTGCTTATTGGAATTGCACCGGGAGCCCCAGAG AGACCACAACTGGTGAAGGGAAATATGCAACTTTTTTCTGTCGATCAACAGCGTAGCCAGGCGCTTGAAGCCCATGCAGCATCTTTTGCAACATTTAag GTTGTTGGTAATGAGAACCCATCAACCCTTATTTGTTTTGCCTCAAAGACAACTAATGCTGGACAGATCACTTCAAAGTTGCATGTTATTGAACTGGGTGCCCAGCCAG GGAAACCTGGCTTTTCTAAGAAACAAGCGGACCTTTTCTTCCCACCAGATTTCCAGGATGATTTTCCCGTAGCTATGCAG GTTTCACAAAAGTATGGGCTTATCTATGTAATTACAAAGCTTGGCCTTTTGTTTGTATATGACTTGGAAACTGCTGCTGCAGTTTACAGAAATAGAATCAGTCCAGACCCTATATTCTTGACAGCAGAATCTTCCTCTACTGGTGGATTTTATGCCATCAACAGAAGAGGGCAGGTTTTACATGCCACGGTTAATGATGCAACTGTTGTACCATTTGTTAGCGGCCAG CTGAACAACCTTGAGCTTGCTGTTAATCTTGCCAAGAGAGCAAATCTTCCTGGTGCAGAGAACTTG GTTGTGCAAAGGTTCCAGGAACTGTTTGCGCAAACAAAATACAAGGAAGCAGCTGAGCTGGCTGCAGAGTCTCCGCAGGGCCTCTTGAGGACTCCTGAAACTGTTGCGAAATTTCAG AGTGTTCCTGTGCAAGCTGGGCAAACACCCCCACTCTTGCAGTACTTTGGCACATTGCTAACTCGAGGGAAGCTCAATGCCTTTGAGTCTCTTGAGCTATCTCGACTTGTTGTCAATCAGAACAAAAAGAACCTTCTGGAAAACTGGTTGGCTGAAGACAAACTGGAGTGCAGTGAAGAACTAGGAGATCTTGTCAAG ACTGTGGACAATGATCTTGCACTGAAAATATACATCAAGGCCAGGGCAACCCCTAAAGTTGTTGCTGCTTTTGCTGAAAGGAGGGAGTTTGACAAAATACTTATATATTCAAAGCAG GTTGGATACACCCCAGATTATCTCTTCCTCCTGCAAACCATTTTGCGGACAGATCCACAG GGAGCTGTCAACTTTGCATTGATGATGTCACAAATGGAGGGAGGTTGTCCAGTAGACTACAACACTATCACTGATCTCTTCCTTCAG AGAAATATGATACGGGAGGCTACAGCTTTTCTGCTGGATGTTCTGAAGCCAAACTTGCCGGATCATGCTTTTCTTCAAACCAAG GTTTTGGAGATCAACTTAGTGACTTACCCAAATGTTGCAGATGCCATTCTTGCGAATGGTATGTTCAGTCATTATGACCGTCCTCGTATTGCTCAGCTCTGTGAAAAGGCTGGATTATACTTGCGTGCCCTCCAG CATTATTCAGAGTTGCCTGATATCAAGCGTGTCATTGTAAATACTCATGCCATTGAGCCCCAG GCACTTGTTGAGTTCTTTGGCACCCTTTCAAGGGAGTGGGCACTAGAGTGCATGAAGGACCTTCTACTGGTAAATCTGAGGGGAAATCTTCAGATTGTTGTGCAG GCTGCGAAAGAATATTCTGAACAACTAGGAGTTGATGCTTGCATAAAATTATTTGAACAATTCAAATCTTATGAGGGCCTCTACTTTTTCTTGGGATCCTATTTGAGCTCCAG TGAGGATCCAGATATCCATTTCAAATACATAGAAGCAGCTGCAAGAACTGGACAGATCAAAGAAGTTGAGCGTGTAACCAGAGAGTCTAATTTCTATGATGCGGAGAAGACAAAGAACTTTTTGATGGAAGCAAAGCTACCTGATGCCCGCCCACTGATTAATGTTTGTGACCGCTTTGGATTTGTTCCAGATCTGACTCACTATCTATATACAAACAATATGCTTCGGTATATTGAGGGCTATGTACAAAAA GTCAATCCTGGTAATGCTCCCTTGGTAGTTGGGCAACTTCTGGATGATGAATGCCCGGAAGATTTCATCAAGGGTTTGATTCTCTCTGTTCGTTCTCTGCTTCCTGTTGAGCCACTAGTTGATGAATGCGAGAAGAG GAACCGCCTACGGTTGCTTACTCAATTCTTGGAGCATCTAGTGAGTGAAGGTAGCCAAGATGTGCATGTCCACAATGCTCTTGGGAAAATCATCATCGACAGCAACAATAACCCTGAGCATTTCCTTACTACCAACCCATTTTATGACTCTCGTGTTGTGGGCAAATACTGTGAAAAGCGAGATCCTACACTTGCTGTTGTTGCTTATAGACGTGGGCAATGTGACGACGAGCTTATTAATGTCACTAACAAAAACTCATTGTTCAAGCTACAAGCTAG ATATGTGGTTGAGAGAATGGATGGTGATCTGTGGGATAAAGTTCTTCAGCCTGAGAATGAATATAGAAGGCAACTCATTGACCAAGTGGTTTCGACCGCATTGCCTGAAAGCAAGAGCCCCGAGCAAGTCTCTGCTGCTGTTAAGGCATTCATGACTGCTGACCTTCCTCACGAATTGATTGAGCTTCTTGAAAAGATTGTTCTTCAGAATTCTGCATTCAGTGGAAACTTCAACCTGCAGAACCTACTCATCCTGACCGCCATCAAGGCGGATCCATCCAGAGTCATGGACTATGTTAACAGACTAGACAATTTTGATGGGCCTGCTGTTGGTGAAGTTGCTGTCGAGGCACAGCTGTACGAGGAGGCTTTTGCTATATTTAAGAAGTTCAACTTAAATGTGCAGGCTGTTGATGTTCTCTTGGATAACATCCGAAGCATAGACAGGGCTGAGGAGTTTGCCTTCCGTGTTGAAGAAGATGCTGTTTGGAGCCAGGTTGCTAAAGCCCAGTTACGTGAAGGTCTGGTCAGTGAAGCAATTGAGTCCTTCATTCGTGCAGATGATGCAGCACACTTCCTTGATGTCATCCGTGCGGCTGAGGAAGCCAATGTGTACAATGATTTAGTGAAGTACCTTCTGATGGTAAGGCAAAAGGCACGGGAACCTAAAGTCGACGGAGAACTCATCTTTGCATACGCTAAGATTGACAGACTCAGTGACATTGAAGAATTCATACTTATGCCAAATGTTGCCAACCTTCAAAATGTTGGTGACCGTCTATATGATGAAGAACTATATGAAGCTGCAAAGATCATATATGCTTTCATCTCAAACTGGGCTAAGCTGGCTGTTACCCTGGTTAAGCTGAAGCAGTACCAAGGTGCTGTGGATGCTGCTCGCAAGGCTAACAGTGCTAAAACATGGAAGGAGGTCTGCTTTGCTTGTGTTGACGCGGAGGAGTTCCGTCTTGCACAAATATGTGGTCTCAATATTATTGTTCAG GTTGACGACCTGGAAGAAGTCAGTGAGTACTACCAGAACAGAGGATGCTTCAGTGAACTTATTGCTCTCATGGAGAGTGGTCTTGGACTTGAACGTGCACACATGGGCATCTTCACAGAATTGGGAGTTCTATATGCTAGATACCGCTCTGAGAAGCTTATGGAGCACATCAAACTTTTCTCCACCCGGCTCAACATTCCTAAGCTTATTCGAGCTTGTGACGAACAGCAGCACTGGAAAGAACTTACCTACCTGTACATACAGTATGATGAATTTGACAATGCTGCCACCACAATTATGAACCACTCTCCAGATGCATGGGATCACATGCAGTTCAAGGATGTCTGCGTTAAAGTTGCAAATGTCGAGCTATATTACAAGGCAGTTCACTTTTATCTGCAAGAGCATCCTGATCTCATCAATGATATGCTAAACGTGCTTGCACTTCGTTTAGATCACACCAGAGTTGTAGACATAATGCGCAAG GCTGGTCAGTTGCATCTTGTGAAACCATATATGGTTGCAGTTCAGAGTAACAATGTATCTGCCGTGAATGAAGCCTTGAATGAGCTTTATGTCGAAGAGGAGGACTACGAGAGACTCCGTGAATCAGTTGACATGCATGACAACTTTGACCAGATTGGTCTTGCCCAGaag CTTGAGAAGCATGAATTGCTGGAGATGAGGAGGATCGCCGCCTACATTTACAAGAAGGCTGGCAGGTGGAAGCAGTCGATTGCTCTATCGAAGAAAGACAACATGTACAAGGACTGCATGGAGACATGCTCACAATCTGGCGACCGTGAACTGTCAGAGGACTTGCTCGTGTATTTCATTGAGCAG GGTAAGAAAGAATGTTTTGCTTCTTGCCTCTTCATTTGCTACGACCTGATCCGGCCAGATGTGGCTCTTGAGCTTGCATGGATGAACAACATGGTGGACTTTGCCTTCCCGTACCTGTTGCAG TTCATTCGTGAATACACTAGCAAGGTGGATGATTTAGTGAAGGACAAGATCGAGTCGCAGAAGGAAGAAAGAGCCAAGGAGAAGGAGGAGAAAGACCTTGTGGCTCAGCAG AACATGTATGCGCAGCTGCTTCCTCTCGCTTTGCCGGCGCCGCCAATGCCTGGCATGGGTGGTCCTCCACCTCCGATGGGTGGAATGGGCATGCCTCCCATGGGCGGGATGGGTATGCCGCCGATGGGCCCTGGTCCGATGCCAGCATTCGGAATGGGAGGCTACTGA
- the LOC103640648 gene encoding uncharacterized protein codes for MANASDSDIPSVTHDLDEDEEFDDDDLDDEDDDGGEPLASSSEAARLEAVLRRLTADEVRIRVHQVTIRGCARTRRAAVEAAVGPDVSRAATVRDLVRAAAAAGDRLRCLGAFDTVSITLDAAPPGIPGSAVVVLIDVAEARGRAAGDFGVFANTQSRSCSLEGSVKLKNLFGYCETWDASGALELDKTAELSAGVQMPRIGAIPTPLMARISFVSDDWLKSSLKEHLMGVSVGLLSTINHNIAYNLTWRKLTDPTRMSSNSVQEELGHSLLSSIKYAYKVDRRDSSIRPARGYAFMSTSQVGGLAPGSKYSRFLRQEFDLRVALPLGVLNGALNAGVAAGVIHPLERGSAGSVSPLVERFNLGGNRALVCRLGGPSSLLGFKTRGLRAATESRTQDPNTPGNGTSPSPELNGLGGEVAVTAFADLSFDLPLKPLRELGIHGHAFVCAGNLGRLTECDLRKFPVTEFLQTFRSCAGWGVVVPTRLFRVEMNYCYILKQLDHDGGKTGIQLNFSSS; via the exons ATGGCAAACGCATCCGACAGCGATATTCCATCCGTCACTCACGACCTCGACGAGGATGAAGAATTCGACGACGACGACCTcgatgacgaagacgacgatgGCGGCGAACCCCTCGCGTCCTCATCCGAGGCGGCTCGCCTAGAGGCCGTGCTCCGGCGTCTCACCGCGGACGAGGTCCGGATCCGGGTGCACCAGGTCACGATCCGGGGCTGCGCCCGCACGCGCCGCGCCGCGGTCGAGGCGGCGGTCGGCCCGGACGTGTCGCGCGCCGCCACCGTGCGGGACCtcgtgcgcgccgccgccgccgctggtgaCCGGCTCCGTTGCCTCGGCGCCTTCGACACAGTCTCGATCACCCTCGACGCGGCGCCGCCCGGGATCCCTGGCAGCGCCGTCGTCGTCCTCATTGATGTTGCGGAGGCCCGCGGCCGCGCTGCCGGTGATTTCGGCGTCTTCGCCAACACACAG AGTAGATCATGCTCACTTGAAGGTTCAGTGAAGTTGAAGAACCTATTTGGATACTGTGAGACCTGGGATGCATCAGGCGCTCTTGAATTAGATAAGACAGCAGAACTAAGTGCCGGAGTCCAAATGCCTAGGATCGGAGCAATACCAACTCCCTTGATGGCTAGAATATCGTTTGTATCTGACGACTGGTTAAAGTCCTCACTGAAAGAACACTTGATGGGCGTTTCTGTCGGCTTGCTCTCCACCATAAACCACAACATTGCTTACAATTTGACATGGAGAAAGTTAACTGATCCAACACGCATGTCATCCAATTCTGTACAAGAGGAATTAGGACATAGCCTTTTGTCCTCTATTAAGTACGCGTACAAGGTTGACCGAAGGGACTCAAGCATAAGACCTGCACGCGGATATGCTTTTATGTCGACTTCTCAAGTTGGAGGGCTTGCACCAGGGAGCAAATATTCACGTTTTCTTAGGCAG GAATTTGATCTTCGAGTGGCTTTGCCTCTGGGTGTGCTGAATGGTGCTCTCAACGCCGGAGTGGCTGCGGGAGTCATCCATCCATTGGAAAGGGGATCTGCAGGATCTGTCTCACCACTTGTAGAAAGATTTAACTTGGGTGGTAATAGGGCTCTCGTGTGCCGCTTGGGTGGACCATCTTCACTATTAGGCTTCAAAACAAGAGGGCTACGGGCAGCAACAGAGTCCAGAACACAAGACCCCAACACTCCTGGCAATGGCACTTCCCCTTCCCCTGAGCTAAATGGTCTTGGAGGTGAAGTAGCGGTGACAGCCTTCGCCGACCTGTCATTTGATCTGCCTCTGAAGCCGCTCAGGGAGCTGGGAATCCATGGTCATGCTTTTGTCTGTGCTGGAAATCTTGGTAGATTAACGGAGTGTGATCTGCGGAAGTTCCCTGTTACTGAATTCCTGCAGACGTTCAGAAGTTGTGCAGGATGGGGCGTAGTTGTGCCGACCAGACTGTTCCGCGTAGAG ATGAATTACTGCTACATCCTAAAACAGCTTGATCATGACGGGGGGAAGACAGGCATACAGTTGAACTTCTCATCCTCCTAA
- the LOC100384457 gene encoding uncharacterized protein isoform X1, whose translation MIRPGSKDSQNYDNNNQRVHPQPIDDNMNQNGDSMDTVIGRIFNNISSLKSAYIQLQEAHTPYDPDKIQEADKLVIEELTRLSELKHAYREKHPKPIAASPQDSRLLSEIQEQQNLLKTYEVMVKKFQSQIQSRDTEITHLQQQIDEAKLRKSKLEKKLKQRGLLNRESEESDEEENYFSIELTPSLFTSAVDNAYQSIHDFSKPLINMMKAAGWDLDGAASAIEPGVVYTRRAHKKFAFESYICQRMFSGFQEESFSIKDSNISVSNEAFFHQFLAVRAMDPLDVLSQNPDSVFGKFCRSKYLSLVHQKMEGSFFGNVDQRNYVMSGGHPRTPFYQAFLKLAKSIWLLHRLAHSFDPKAKVFQVKKGSEFSDIHMESVVKDIILEDVAERPKVGLMVTPGFLIGTSIIQSRVYLSGAKCAD comes from the coding sequence ATGATCCGCCCAGGCTCAAAGGACTCGCAAAATTATGATAACAATAATCAAAGAGTCCATCCTCAACCAATCGACGATAACATGAATCAGAACGGGGACTCAATGGACACTGTGATCGGGAGGATATTCAACAACATATCCTCTTTAAAATCCGCCTACATTCAGCTGCAGGAAGCCCACACCCCATATGACCCTGACAAGATCCAGGAAGCTGATAAACTTGTCATAGAGGAGCTTACGAGGCTTTCAGAACTCAAGCACGCTTACAGAGAAAAACATCCTAAGCCAATAGCTGCATCCCCTCAAGATTCACGCTTGCTTTCTGAAATACAAGAGCAGCAGAACTTGTTGAAGACCTACGAGGTCATGGTAAAGAAGTTCCAGTCCCAGATCCAGTCCAGAGACACTGAGATAACCCATCTACAGCAGCAAATTGATGAAGCTAAACTTCGGAAATCAAAGCTAGAGAAGAAACTGAAACAGAGGGGCCTACTTAACAGGGAGTCGGAGGAATCTGACGAAGAAGAGAACTACTTTTCCATTGAATTGACACCAAGTTTGTTTACATCTGCCGTTGATAATGCCTACCAGTCGATACATGACTTCTCGAAGCCTTTGATCAACATGATGAAGGCTGCAGGTTGGGATCTTGATGGGGCTGCTAGTGCGATCGAGCCTGGTGTGGTTTACACAAGAAGGGCTCACAAGAAGTTTGCTTTTGAATCCTATATTTGCCAAAGAATGTTCAGTGGGTTCCAAGAAGAGAGCTTTTCTATCAAGGATTCTAACATCAGTGTTTCCAATGAGGCTTTCTTCCACCAATTCCTCGCGGTGCGAGCCATGGATCCTCTGGATGTCCTGAGCCAGAACCCTGATTCAGTATTCGGAAAGTTCTGCAGAAGCAAGTACCTATCGCTTGTGCATCAAAAAATGGAAGGTTCTTTCTTCGGCAACGTGGATCAGAGGAACTACGTCATGAGCGGCGGCCATCCAAGGACACCTTTCTACCAGGCATTCCTAAAGCTAGCAAAGTCCATATGGTTGCTGCACAGGTTGGCGCACTCCTTCGATCCAAAGGCAAAGGTGTTTCAAGTGAAAAAGGGAAGTGAATTTTCGGATATCCACATGGAGAGCGTCGTGAAGGACATCATCCTAGAAGATGTCGCGGAGAGGCCGAAAGTTGGCCTGATGGTGACGCCTGGTTTCCTGATCGGGACCAGTATCATACAGTCCCGTGTGTACCTTTCAGGTGCCAAGTGTGCTGACTGA
- the LOC100381933 gene encoding Ubiquitin-activating enzyme E1 2, translated as MLPRKRGVDAGEVQDLHNKAPRAAPAQDKDREEVAEMAGRAPEIDEDLHSRQLAVYGRETMKRLFGSNVLVSGLQGLGAEIAKNLVLAGVKSVTLHDDGKVELWDLSSNFFLSEKDIGQNRAHACVPKLQELNNAVIISTVTGDLTKEQLSNFQAVVFTDISIEKAVEYDEYCHSHQPPIAFIKSEVCGLFGSVFCDFGPEFTVLDVDGEEPHTGIVASISNDNPALVSCVDDERLEFQDGDLVVFSEVHGMTELNDGKPRKIKNARPYSFTLEEDTTSYGTYFRGGIVTQVKPPKVLKFKTLKDAIKEPGEFLMSDFSKFDRPPLLHLAFQALDKFRSELARFPIAGSDDDAQKLIDLAISINETLGDSKLEEIDKKLLQHFASGSRAVLNPMAAMFGGIVGQEVVKACSGKFHPLYQFFYFDSVESLPVEPLEPSDLKPENSRHDAQISVFGAQLQKKLEQSKIFMVGSGALGCEFLKNLALMGISCSQNGKLTVTDDDVIEKSNLSRQFLFRDWNIGQPKSTVAATAAMAINPELHVEALQNRASPETENVFNDAFWESLDAVVNALDNVTARMYIDSRCVYFQKPLLESGTLGAKCNTQMVIPHLTENYGASRDPPEKQAPMCTVHSFPHNIDHCLTWARSEFEGLLEKTPTEVNAFLSNPGGYATTARTAGDAQARDQLERVIECLETDKCETFQDCITWARLKFEDYFSNRVKQLTFTFPEDAMTSSGAPFWSAPKRFPRPLEFSSSDSSHLNFLLAASILRAETFGIPIPGWAKNPKKLAEAVDKVIVPDFHPKEGVKIETDEKATSLSSASVDDAAVIEELIAKLQAISKTLSPGFRMNPIQFEKDDDTNFHMDLIAGFANMRARNYSIPEVDKLKAKFIAGRIIPAIATSTAMATGLVCLELYKVLAGGHKVEDYRNTFANLAIPLFSMAEPVPPKTMKHQDMSWTVWDRWTVTGNMTLRELLEWLKEKGLNAYSISCGTSLLYNSMFPRHKERLDKKVVDVAREVAKVEVPSYRRHLDVVVACEDDDDNDVDIPLVSIYFR; from the exons ATGCTTCCCCGGAAGCGGGGGGTCGACGCCGGCGAGGTCCAGGATTTGCACAACAaggccccccgcgccgccccaGCCCAGGACAAGGACAGGGAGGAGGTTGCGGAGATGGCCGGCAGGGCGCCCGAGATCGATGAGGACCTCCATAGCCGCCAGCTCGCCGTCTATGGGCGCGAGACCATGAAGCGCCTCTTCGGCTCCAATGTCCTCGTCTCTGGACTCCAGGGACTAGGCGCTGAGATCG CAAAAAACCTTGTCCTTGCGGGTGTCAAGTCTGTAACCTTACATGATGATGGCAAAGTCGAGCTATGGGACTTGTCAAGCAATTTCTTCCTCTCAGAGAAGGATATTGGGCAAAACCGTGCTCATGCTTGTGTTCCAAAGCTACAGGAGCTTAACAATGCTGTCATCATCTCTACCGTAACTGGTGATTTGACCAAGGAACAACTTTCTAACTTTCAG GCTGTGGTCTTTACTGATATCAGCATAGAAAAAGCAGTTGAGTATGATGAATACTGTCATAGCCACCAGCCGCCAATTGCTTTCATTAAGTCCGAAGTTTGTGGCCTTTTTGGCAGTGTTTTCTGTGACTTTGGTCCTGAGTTCACTGTTTTGGATGTCGATGGCGAGGAACCACATACAGGAATTGTGGCATCAATCAGCAACGACAATCCAGCACTtgtttcttgtgtggatgatgaacgtcTGGAGTTCCAGGATGGTGATCTAGTTGTTTTCTCCGAAGTGCATGGAATGACCGAACTCAATGATGGAAAACCAAGAAAGATTAAGAATGCAAGGCCTTATTCTTTTACTCTAGAAGAAGACACCACCTCATATGGCACTTACTTTAGAGGTGGTATTGTCACACAGGTGAAGCCACCAAAGGTTCTTAAATTCAAAACCTTGAAGGATGCAATCAAGGAGCCAGGAGAATTTCTCATGAGTGATTTCTCCAAGTTTGACCGGCCACCTCTTCTACATTTGGCCTTCCAAGCTTTGGACAAATTTAGGTCTGAGTTGGCACGATTTCCTATTGCTGGGTCAGATGATGATGCACAGAAGCTGATAGACCTTGCTATTAGTATTAACGAAACTCTTGGTGATAGTAAGCTTGAAGAAATTGACAAGAAGCTCCTGCAGCATTTCGCCAGTGGTTCCAGGGCTGTTTTGAATCCTATGGCTGCAATGTTTGGCGGTATTGTAGGCCAGGAGGTTGTTAAAGCATGCTCAGGGAAATTCCATCCACTTTACCAG TTCTTCTACTTTGATTCTGTCGAATCTCTGCCAGTTGAACCGTTGGAGCCTAGTGATTTGAAGCCAGAGAACAGTAGACATGATGCACAAATTAGTGTCTTTGGGGCTCAGCTTCAAAAGAAACTGGAGCAGTCAAAAATCTTCATGGTTGGTTCTGGGGCTCTTGGATGTGAATTTTTGAAGAACCTTGCGTTAATGGGTATTTCTTGCAGTCAAAATGGGAAGCTGACTGTGACAGATGATGATGTTATAGAGAAAAGCAATCTCAGTCGCCAGTTTCTCTTCCGTGACTGGAACATTGGACAGCCCAAGTCCACAGTTGCTGCAACTGCCGCTATGGCAATTAATCCCGAGCTTCATGTGGAGGCCCTTCAGAATAGAGCAAGTCCTGAGACTGAAAATGTGTTTAATGATGCCTTTTGGGAGAGCTTGGATGCTGTTGTTAATGCATTGGACAATGTCACTGCAAGAATGTACATTGACTCTAGATGTGTATATTTCCAGAAGCCACTTCTTGAATCAGGTACTCTGGGTGCCAAGTGCAACACACAGATGGTCATTCCTCACTTAACAGAAAACTATGGGGCATCCAGAGATCCACCAGAAAAGCAGGCACCTATGTGCACTGTACATTCATTTCCTCACAATATTGATCACTGCCTGACATGGGCCAGATCTGAGTTTGAGGGTCTACTTGAGAAGACTCCCACTGAAGTAAATGCTTTTCTGTCGAACCCTGGTGGATATGCAACCACAGCAAGAACTGCTGGTGATGCACAGGCTAGAGACCAACTTGAGCGAGTTATTGAATGCCTTGAGACAGACAAGTGTGAGACATTCCAAGATTGTATTACCTGGGCCCGGTTGAA GTTTGAGGATTATTTCTCCAACCGTGTAAAGCAGCTGACATTCACTTTTCCTGAAGACGCAATGACTAGCTCTGGTGCTCCTTTCTGGTCTGCTCCTAAGCGGTTCCCGCGACCACTGGAGTTCTCATCTTCTGACTCAAGTCACCTTAACTTCTTGTTGGCTGCTTCTATATTAAGGGCAGAGACATTTGGAATACCCATACCTGGTTGGGCGAAAAACCCAAAGAAACTAGCTGAAGCTGTGGACAAGGTCATTGTTCCGGATTTCCATCCAAAAGAGGGTGTTAAGATAGAGACAGATGAGAAGGCTACTAGCCTATCCTCTGCGTCTGTTGATGATGCTGCCGTCATTGAAGAGCTTATTGCAAAGCTGCAAGCAATTTCTAAAACATTGTCACCAGGATTCCGTATGAACCCTATACAGTTTGAGAAG GATGATGATACCAATTTCCATATGGACTTGATTGCTGGTTTTGCTAACATGCGGGCCAGGAACTACAGCATCCCTGAAGTTGACAAGTTGAAGGCGAAGTTCATAGCGGGAAGAATCATCCCGGCCATCGCCACCTCAACTGCGATGGCCACCGGCCTTGTCTGCCTGGAGCTTTACAAGGTCCTTGCTGGTGGGCACAAGGTTGAAGACTACCGGAACACATTTGCGAACCTCGCAATCCCCCTCTTCTCCATGGCGGAGCCTGTGCCGCCCAAGACCATGAAGCACCAAGACATGTCCTGGACCGTGTGGGACCGGTGGACCGTAACTGGCAACATGACGCTGAGGGAGCTCCTGGAGTGGCTGAAGGAGAAGGGGTTGAACGCGTACAGCATATCCTGCGGGACCTCGCTGCTGTACAACTCCATGTTCCCGAGACACAAGGAGCGGCTGGACAAGAAGGTGGTGGATGTGGCCAGGGAGGTGGCCAAGGTGGAGGTGCCTTCCTACCGCCGCCATCTGGACGTTGTGGTGGCCTGTGAGGATGACGATGACAATGACGTCGACATCCCGCTTGTGTCTATTTACTTCCGGTAA